In the Treponema maltophilum ATCC 51939 genome, CCGCTCTTGAATGCGTCCTTGACCGCGAAAGGAAAATGTCCACGGGCATGAAGCACGGAATCGCCATTCCGCACGGAAAAACCGATACGGTAAGCGATTTGGTCGCCTGTATCGGCATTTCGGACAATCCCGTCGATTTCGATTCGCTCGATCAGGAGCCGTGCCGGATTTTCATTATGACCCTGTCTCCCGTAAACAAAACGGGGCCGCACCTTCAGTTTTTAGCCGAAGTAAGCTTGTTGTTCAAAAGTGCGGACAAGCGGCAGGAAATACTGAAAACAAACGATAAAGCCGAAGTTATCAGGATTTTGACCGAATAAGTTTTTCGGCAAATTGACAGTTTTTACCAATCAAACAACAGCCGCTGTTCTTTTCGGGCAGCGGTTTCTTTTTTAAAGAGGTTCGCGTGGAATACGAAATAAAACCGATTTTTTGGGATGAAGTCGAGCCGGAATGCGAAACATACAATGA is a window encoding:
- a CDS encoding PTS sugar transporter subunit IIA, with product MNLRTVLTPETVELHLKGTTKEQIIDEMLEILIKAGKVTDKAAALECVLDRERKMSTGMKHGIAIPHGKTDTVSDLVACIGISDNPVDFDSLDQEPCRIFIMTLSPVNKTGPHLQFLAEVSLLFKSADKRQEILKTNDKAEVIRILTE